Part of the Halorhabdus utahensis DSM 12940 genome, ATCTCTCGCCCAAGGAGATCGGTGCACTCATGGTCAAACTGAGCGAGTCGGCCCCGGACCTCGACGTCGAGAAGTGGTCGTATACGAGCGCGACCACCTGGCGCGTCGAAGCAGCCTGACTCACCGCTGTCGGTCCCTGACGCCCGCCCGTTGGTCCCCAATCGCCAGGGCGTCGGTATTTTACGTCACCAACTCTTCAGAGCGACGTAGATGTCACCCGACGAACCGGCCAACAGCCCCCCGAGCGTCGGGGCGTTGACGTCGGTATTTCACGTCTACCGGGTCGAACGTGACGACGACGAGATCCGGTACATCGGCGAGCCACTCATCTCACCGGGAAACCTATCGACTGAAGTCGGCCCGCTGTTCGCCCGGCGGGGATACGATGTCTCGGTGACGCGGCGTCACGGCGACGGCGGACCCGCCCCATATGCCCTGGTCGCCGAGCCCGAATCGGTCGGGATCGACGGCATTCCATGGGGCAACATCGTGATGCTCGTTCTCACTGTCGCCACGACGCTGTACGCGGGCACGTGGTGGTATTACATTGATATCGCCGGTGACCCGCTCAATCTGCTCCGGGCCTGGCCCTTTACCGCCGCTGTGCTCGGTGTGCTTGCGACCCACGAACTCGGCCACTACGTGATGAGTCGCTACCACGGTGTCGACGCGAGCCTCCCGTATTTCATTCCGGTTCCGCCGCCGATCGGGACGATGGGGGCGATCATCCGGATGCGCGGGCAGATCCCGTCCCGGAAGGCGCTGTTCGATATCGGCGTCGCCGGCCCGCTGGCCGGACTCGCCGCGACGATTGCCGTGACGGTGGTCGGTCTCCATCTCGATCCGATCGCCGTCCCGGAGCAGGCGCTCCAGGCGGCCGACGAGGGCGCATCGATCAAGTTCAACGACCCATTGTTGCTCACGCTGCTGGCCGATCTGGTGGGGCAGCCGACGGACTACCCCCGCGGACTGGCCGTCAATCCGGTCGTTTTCGGTGGGTGGGTCGGGATGTTCGTGACCTTCCTCAATCTGATCCCGGTCGGCCAACTCGACGGCGGGCACATCCTCCGGGCCGCGCTTGGCCAGCGCCAGGAGACGGTCGCCGCCGCAGTCCCCGGCGTCCTCTTCGCGATGGCTGGCGGACTGTACTTCCTCACGGAGTACACCCAGTCGACGATCCTGTGGGGGATCTGGGGCGTGATAGCCCTGGTC contains:
- a CDS encoding site-2 protease family protein, encoding MSPDEPANSPPSVGALTSVFHVYRVERDDDEIRYIGEPLISPGNLSTEVGPLFARRGYDVSVTRRHGDGGPAPYALVAEPESVGIDGIPWGNIVMLVLTVATTLYAGTWWYYIDIAGDPLNLLRAWPFTAAVLGVLATHELGHYVMSRYHGVDASLPYFIPVPPPIGTMGAIIRMRGQIPSRKALFDIGVAGPLAGLAATIAVTVVGLHLDPIAVPEQALQAADEGASIKFNDPLLLTLLADLVGQPTDYPRGLAVNPVVFGGWVGMFVTFLNLIPVGQLDGGHILRAALGQRQETVAAAVPGVLFAMAGGLYFLTEYTQSTILWGIWGVIALVMVQAGSATPLREGSIGMKRLALAGLTFVLGALCFMPVPIEIVVP